In one window of Xiphophorus hellerii strain 12219 chromosome 23, Xiphophorus_hellerii-4.1, whole genome shotgun sequence DNA:
- the LOC116713983 gene encoding LOW QUALITY PROTEIN: neuronal acetylcholine receptor subunit beta-2-like (The sequence of the model RefSeq protein was modified relative to this genomic sequence to represent the inferred CDS: inserted 2 bases in 1 codon) → MGVPVKTALALLVLAVAAALCADVEERLVSHLLSPERYNKLIRPAVNNSQQVSINIQVSLAQLINVNEREQIMTTNCWLTQGWNDYRLMWDPNEYEGIKKIRLPSQHIWLPDIVLYNNADGTYEVSFYSNALVSNNGDVDWLPPAIYKSACKIEVRDFPFDQQNCTLKFRSWTYDHTEIDLNLLSDYASRDDFKPSGEWDIVSLPGRKNEDPNDIRYLDITYDFIIKRKPLFYTINLIIPCILITSLAILVFYLPSDCGEKMTLCISVLLALTVFLLLISKIVPPTSLAVPLIGKYLMFSMVLVTFSIVTSVCVLNVHHRSPSTHTMPLWVKRVFLHRLPSFLFMRRPGSSNIREKFRKKHQRKKCSDQRPCGAESGTGISAGVADSSSSFYVNEESAXSATAGGSSDLSENTDIRKRMTLKSNIDVEDAVDGVRYIAEKMKSEDDDEGIIEDWKYVAMVIDRLFLWIFVCVCVVGTAGLFMQPLFQSYNTPVIEDAEHK, encoded by the exons CTGCCCTGTGTGCAGACGTAGAGGAGAGGCTGGTGAGTCACCTGTTGTCACCGGAGCGGTATAACAAGCTGATCAGGCCGGCTGTCAACAACAGCCAGCAGGTCTCCATTAACATTCAAGTGTCTCTGGCCCAGCTGATCAACGTG AACGAGAGGGAGCAGATCATGACCACCAACTGTTGGTTAACCCAG GGATGGAATGACTACAGATTAATGTGGGATCCCAACGAGTATGAGGGAATCAAGAAAATCAGACTCCCTTCACAGCACATCTGGCTTCCAGATATCGTCCTCTATAACAA CGCTGATGGAACGTATGAAGTTTCCTTCTACTCCAATGCTTTAGTTTCCAACAATGGAGATGTCGACTGGCTCCCACCGGCTATCTACAAGTCCGCCTGCAAAATTGAAGTCCGGGATTTCCCCTTTGACCAGCAAAACTGCACCCTTAAGTTTCGTTCCTGGACGTACGACCACACAGAAATAGATCTCAACCTCCTCAGTGATTATGCTTCACGGGATGACTTCAAACCCAGCGGTGAGTGGGATATTGTTTCCCTGCCAGGACGCAAGAATGAAGACCCAAATGATATCAGATACCTGGATATCACCTATGACTTCATCATCAAGAGGAAACCTCTGTTCTACACCATCAACTTGATCATTCCCTGCATCCTCATCACCTCCCTGGCCATCCTGGTGTTTTACCTTCCATCAGACTGTGGTGAGAAGATGACTCTTTGCATCTCTGTCCTCCTCGCCCTGACTGTGTTTCTACTTCTGATCTCAAAGATAGTGCCGCCAACATCTTTAGCAGTGCCTCTCATTGGGAAGTACCTAATGTTTTCAATGGTGCTGGTCACCTTCTCCATTGTCACAAGCGTTTGCGTGCTCAACGTCCACCATCGGTCCCCAAGCACACACACCATGCCACTTTGGGTCAAGCGGGTCTTTCTCCACCGGCTCCCTTCTTTCCTCTTCATGAGGAGACCTGGTAGCTCAAATATTCGCGAGAAATTCAGGAAAAAACATCAGAGGAAAAAGTGTTCAGATCAGAGGCCGTGCGGAGCAGAGAGTGGGACGGGCATCTCTGCAGGGGTGGCGGATTCTTCATCATCCTTCTATGTCAATGAAGAGTCAGC AAGCGCTACGGCTGGAGGGTCCAGTGACTTATCGGAgaacacagacatcaggaagAGGATGACGCTCAAGAGCAATATTGATGTGGAGGATGCAGTGGATGGAGTGCGCTACATTGCTGAGAAAATGAAGagtgaagatgatgatgaaggg ATCATTGAAGACTGGAAATATGTGGCCATGGTGATTGACCGCctcttcctgtggatttttgtatgtgtgtgcgtCGTTGGTACTGCAGGACTTTTCATGCAGCCTCTGTTCCAGAGTTACAACACCCCAGTTATTGAAGACGCAGAgcataaataa